A genomic region of Populus nigra chromosome 11, ddPopNigr1.1, whole genome shotgun sequence contains the following coding sequences:
- the LOC133668772 gene encoding double-stranded RNA-binding protein 1-like isoform X2: MYKSNLQAMCQQRGWELPAYQVTKQGQDHSPLFSATVTVNATSFSSPSPSSSSKKAQSEAAKVAYDHFSLISSPLSGSTGGSAGKNTRQSHENPTPLSNTNPTAGKNTRQSHENPTPLSNANPTAGKNTRQSHENPTPLSKTNPTPLSNKSGAVAKTDESFGGMLHLFKNQLQTYAQKRNFSPPVYSCERVGLPHAIQFKCKVTVNGQTYESREYFPTLNKAENAAAKAAMMSLSPNGVEEDESGYKNLLQEMARREGCGSPTYFTEKSGEAHAPTFISKVEIDGVSFTGKEARTKKQAEMSAAKIAYTARRR; this comes from the exons ATGTACAAATCAAATCTTCAAGCAATGTGCCAGCAGAGAGGATGGGAGTTGCCTGCCTATCAAGTCACTAAACAAGGGCAAGATCACAGCCCTCTCTTTTCAGCCACTGTCACCGTCAACGCCACCTCCTTTTCCTCTCCGTCTccctcttcttcctctaagaAAGCTCAAAGCGAAGCCGCTAAAGTCGCCTATGACCACTTCTCCCTCATCTCCTCCCCCCTTTCTG GCAGTACGGGTGGAAGCGCTGGGAAGAATACTCGTCAATCTCATGAAAATCCAACTCCCCTGTCAAATACAAATCCAACTGCTGGGAAGAATACTCGTCAATCTCATGAAAATCCAACTCCCCTGTCAAATGCAAATCCAACTGCTGGGAAGAATACTCGTCAATCTCATGAAAATCCAACTCCCCTGTCAAAAACAAATCCAACTCCCCTGTCAAATAAATCCGGGGCAGTTGCCAAGACTGATGAGAGTTTTGGAG GTATGCTGCACTTGTTTAAAAACCAGCTGCAAACCTATGCTCAAAAGAGAAATTTCAGTCCACCTGTGTATTCTTGTGAGCGTGTGGGTCTTCCTCATGCTATTCAATTTAAGTGCAAGGTCACTGTAAACGGACAAACCTATGAGAGTCGGGAATATTTTCCCACATTGAACAAAGCTGAAAATGCAGCTGCAAAAGCTGCTATGATGTCATTGTCGCCAAATGGAGTTGAAGAg gatGAGTCTGGTTATAAGAATCTTTTACAAGAGATGGCTCGGAGAGAAGGTTGTGGTTCACCAACTTATTTTACAGAGAAATCTGGTGAAGCTCATGCGCCTACTTTCATTTCAAAAGTGGAGATAGATGGAGTGAGTTTTACTGGAAAAGAAGCAAGAACAAAGAAGCAAGCAGAGATGAGTGCTGCTAAGATTGCATACACAGCTCGAAGACGTTGA
- the LOC133668772 gene encoding double-stranded RNA-binding protein 1-like isoform X1: MYKSNLQAMCQQRGWELPAYQVTKQGQDHSPLFSATVTVNATSFSSPSPSSSSKKAQSEAAKVAYDHFSLISSPLSVSAGSTGGSAGKNTRQSHENPTPLSNTNPTAGKNTRQSHENPTPLSNANPTAGKNTRQSHENPTPLSKTNPTPLSNKSGAVAKTDESFGGMLHLFKNQLQTYAQKRNFSPPVYSCERVGLPHAIQFKCKVTVNGQTYESREYFPTLNKAENAAAKAAMMSLSPNGVEEDESGYKNLLQEMARREGCGSPTYFTEKSGEAHAPTFISKVEIDGVSFTGKEARTKKQAEMSAAKIAYTARRR; encoded by the exons ATGTACAAATCAAATCTTCAAGCAATGTGCCAGCAGAGAGGATGGGAGTTGCCTGCCTATCAAGTCACTAAACAAGGGCAAGATCACAGCCCTCTCTTTTCAGCCACTGTCACCGTCAACGCCACCTCCTTTTCCTCTCCGTCTccctcttcttcctctaagaAAGCTCAAAGCGAAGCCGCTAAAGTCGCCTATGACCACTTCTCCCTCATCTCCTCCCCCCTTTCTG TTTCTGCAGGCAGTACGGGTGGAAGCGCTGGGAAGAATACTCGTCAATCTCATGAAAATCCAACTCCCCTGTCAAATACAAATCCAACTGCTGGGAAGAATACTCGTCAATCTCATGAAAATCCAACTCCCCTGTCAAATGCAAATCCAACTGCTGGGAAGAATACTCGTCAATCTCATGAAAATCCAACTCCCCTGTCAAAAACAAATCCAACTCCCCTGTCAAATAAATCCGGGGCAGTTGCCAAGACTGATGAGAGTTTTGGAG GTATGCTGCACTTGTTTAAAAACCAGCTGCAAACCTATGCTCAAAAGAGAAATTTCAGTCCACCTGTGTATTCTTGTGAGCGTGTGGGTCTTCCTCATGCTATTCAATTTAAGTGCAAGGTCACTGTAAACGGACAAACCTATGAGAGTCGGGAATATTTTCCCACATTGAACAAAGCTGAAAATGCAGCTGCAAAAGCTGCTATGATGTCATTGTCGCCAAATGGAGTTGAAGAg gatGAGTCTGGTTATAAGAATCTTTTACAAGAGATGGCTCGGAGAGAAGGTTGTGGTTCACCAACTTATTTTACAGAGAAATCTGGTGAAGCTCATGCGCCTACTTTCATTTCAAAAGTGGAGATAGATGGAGTGAGTTTTACTGGAAAAGAAGCAAGAACAAAGAAGCAAGCAGAGATGAGTGCTGCTAAGATTGCATACACAGCTCGAAGACGTTGA
- the LOC133668774 gene encoding uncharacterized protein LOC133668774, translating to MSFSTCSYILMGQNIYQMPSCLLSNSREKGQDSCSAMASITPSPAAAISSSPKHDLTSSSLPSDSPTNLATSSSIEYQTQPTTLKMNNSSFLPSRETDNSENPESSRSTKKMKLRDNDLEVGTDDGLVMIVSLQTDTIDYKKVVIEGNESEAVAVPAFQGQSH from the exons ATGTCATTTTCTACCTGTTCCTATATTCTAATGGGCCAAAATATTTACCAAATGCCTTCGTGTCTGCTTTCCAATTCCAGAGAAAAAG GGCAAGATAGTTGTTCAGCTATGGCAAGCATCACACCTTCGCCTGCCGCAGCCATCTCTTCCTCGCCTAAACATGACCTGACTTCATCTTCTTTGCCTTCTGATTCCCCCACTAATTTAGCCACAAGCTCAAGCATCGAGTATCAAACACAGCCTACAACCTTAAAGATGAACAATTCAA GCTTTCTCCCCAGTAGAGAGACTGATAACTCTGAAAACCCTGAATCGAGTCGAAGCaccaagaaaatgaaattgagagaCAACGATTTGGAGGTTGGAACTGACGATGGTCTTGTTATGATTGTTTCTTTGCAAACGGACACCATAGATTACAAGAAGGTGGTGATAGAGGGGAATGAATCTGAAGCAGTAGCAGTACCAGCCTTCCAGGGGCAATCTCATTGA